In Drosophila subpulchrella strain 33 F10 #4 breed RU33 chromosome 3R, RU_Dsub_v1.1 Primary Assembly, whole genome shotgun sequence, the following are encoded in one genomic region:
- the LOC119560340 gene encoding putative inorganic phosphate cotransporter isoform X1, translated as MADLEEVPEKVPRLGLRHLQAGLLFYGLAANTVLQLNVSVAVVAMTNGTSSNDSDPPHYNWSEEKKSYILSSYYWGCALAQFPAGYLCKRFGSKAVLFWGTLGSSLLSALTTYGVYAAGWKAYCAVRLLQGLCQVTWPCIHQHLANWCPTAERTRLGAFAYTGFDCGNVLAMYGAGTIASSSLGWPGITYSAAVLGLVWCVLWLLLGANKASEARFIGEAEKSYIVGDLQRSERKEPKKMEIPWKGIFTSVPVLALLCARCADSWGLTTMQTELPTYLSGVLKLDMKSNAIYSALPFLLMWVMCYVYLIIADVLLRKKWMSLTALRKTYTSIALWAPATIMLMLVFVGEGQKSLVLVLVTLSVGVSSAATIGSELNTIDLSPNHAGILAGLMSSFTNLMALLTPLVVGVLVTDTSQRSQWQVVFGLAAGVLFAGNVIFLVWGTAVTQPWNESKESRLELEPEEKLFQHTKLEIAADGSDGNGIGLRLNCASP; from the exons atggCTGACTTAGAGGAAGTTCCCGAGAAAG tgCCACGCCTGGGGCTGCGACACCTGCAGGCCGGTCTTCTCTTCTATGGACTGGCGGCCAACACAGTCCTCCAACTAAACGTTAGCGTGGCCGTGGTGGCGATGACCAATGGGACCTCATCGAACGATAGCGACCCGCCC CACTACAATTGGTCGGAGGAAAAGAAGTCGTACATCCTGTCGAGCTACTACTGGGGCTGCGCTCTGGCCCAATTCCCTGCGGGCTATCTGTGCAAGCGCTTCGGCTCCAAGGCGGTCCTCTTCTGGGGCACTCTGGGATCATCCCTGCTCAGTGCCCTTACAACCTACGGGGTTTATGCAGCCGGCTGGAAGGCGTACTGCGCGGTTCGACTGCTGCAGGGTCTTTGCCAGGTGACATGGCCCTGCATCCACCAGCACCTGGCTAACTGGTGTCCCACGGCGGAGAGAACGCGTCTGGGAGCGTTTGCCTACACGGGATTCGATTGCGGCAACGTGCTTGCCATGTACGGCGCGGGGACGATAGCCAGTTCCTCGCTGGGATGGCCGGGCATTACCTACTCGGCAGCCGTGTTGGGCCTGGTTTGGTGTGTCCTCTGGCTGCTTCTGGGAGCCAATAAGGCCAGCGAGGCCAGGTTCATTGGCGAGGCGGAGAAATCCTATATTGTGGGCGATCTCCAGCGGTCGGAGAGGAAGGAGCCCAAGAAAATGGAGATCCCCTGGAAGGGCATTTTCACCTCAGTCCCAGTCCTCGCCCTGCTCTGCGCTCGTTGTGCCGACAGCTGGGGATTGACCACCATGCAAACGGAGTTGCCCACCTACTTGAGCGGCGTCTTGAAGCTGGATATGAAAAGCAATGCGATCTACTCGGCCCTTCCCTTTCTACTCATGTGGGTGATGTGCTATGTTTACCTGATTATCGCAGATGTGCTGCTGCGAAAGAAGTGGATGAGCTTGACTGCGTTGAGAAAGACCTACACGAGCATTGCTCTCTGGGCACCGGCCACCATAATGCTGATGCTCGTTTTTGTGGGGGAAGGGCAGAAGTCCTTGGTCCTTGTGTTGGTAACTCTCAGTGTGGGCGTGAGCAGTGCAGCGACGATTGGCAGCGAGCTGAATACAATTGATTTATCGCCAAACCACGCCGGGATCCTGGCCGGCCTCATGAGCAGCTTCACCAATCTGATGGCTCTGCTGACGCCCCTCGTGGTGGGCGTTTTGGTCACGGACACCAGTCAGCGGAGCCAGTGGCAGGTGGTGTTTGGCCTTGCTGCAGGAGTTCTCTTTGCCGGGAATGTGATTTTCCTAGTTTGGGGCACTGCCGTGACACAGCCGTGGAACGAGTCCAAGGAATCGAGGCTAGAACTAGAGCCGGAGGAGAAGCTGTTTCAGCACACCAAACTCGAGATAGCAGCTGATGGTTCTGATGGTAACGGAATAGGCTTAAGACTGAACTGTGCAAGCCCTtga
- the LOC119560340 gene encoding putative inorganic phosphate cotransporter isoform X2, whose protein sequence is MGPHRTIATRPWHYNWSEEKKSYILSSYYWGCALAQFPAGYLCKRFGSKAVLFWGTLGSSLLSALTTYGVYAAGWKAYCAVRLLQGLCQVTWPCIHQHLANWCPTAERTRLGAFAYTGFDCGNVLAMYGAGTIASSSLGWPGITYSAAVLGLVWCVLWLLLGANKASEARFIGEAEKSYIVGDLQRSERKEPKKMEIPWKGIFTSVPVLALLCARCADSWGLTTMQTELPTYLSGVLKLDMKSNAIYSALPFLLMWVMCYVYLIIADVLLRKKWMSLTALRKTYTSIALWAPATIMLMLVFVGEGQKSLVLVLVTLSVGVSSAATIGSELNTIDLSPNHAGILAGLMSSFTNLMALLTPLVVGVLVTDTSQRSQWQVVFGLAAGVLFAGNVIFLVWGTAVTQPWNESKESRLELEPEEKLFQHTKLEIAADGSDGNGIGLRLNCASP, encoded by the exons ATGGGACCTCATCGAACGATAGCGACCCGCCCGTGG CACTACAATTGGTCGGAGGAAAAGAAGTCGTACATCCTGTCGAGCTACTACTGGGGCTGCGCTCTGGCCCAATTCCCTGCGGGCTATCTGTGCAAGCGCTTCGGCTCCAAGGCGGTCCTCTTCTGGGGCACTCTGGGATCATCCCTGCTCAGTGCCCTTACAACCTACGGGGTTTATGCAGCCGGCTGGAAGGCGTACTGCGCGGTTCGACTGCTGCAGGGTCTTTGCCAGGTGACATGGCCCTGCATCCACCAGCACCTGGCTAACTGGTGTCCCACGGCGGAGAGAACGCGTCTGGGAGCGTTTGCCTACACGGGATTCGATTGCGGCAACGTGCTTGCCATGTACGGCGCGGGGACGATAGCCAGTTCCTCGCTGGGATGGCCGGGCATTACCTACTCGGCAGCCGTGTTGGGCCTGGTTTGGTGTGTCCTCTGGCTGCTTCTGGGAGCCAATAAGGCCAGCGAGGCCAGGTTCATTGGCGAGGCGGAGAAATCCTATATTGTGGGCGATCTCCAGCGGTCGGAGAGGAAGGAGCCCAAGAAAATGGAGATCCCCTGGAAGGGCATTTTCACCTCAGTCCCAGTCCTCGCCCTGCTCTGCGCTCGTTGTGCCGACAGCTGGGGATTGACCACCATGCAAACGGAGTTGCCCACCTACTTGAGCGGCGTCTTGAAGCTGGATATGAAAAGCAATGCGATCTACTCGGCCCTTCCCTTTCTACTCATGTGGGTGATGTGCTATGTTTACCTGATTATCGCAGATGTGCTGCTGCGAAAGAAGTGGATGAGCTTGACTGCGTTGAGAAAGACCTACACGAGCATTGCTCTCTGGGCACCGGCCACCATAATGCTGATGCTCGTTTTTGTGGGGGAAGGGCAGAAGTCCTTGGTCCTTGTGTTGGTAACTCTCAGTGTGGGCGTGAGCAGTGCAGCGACGATTGGCAGCGAGCTGAATACAATTGATTTATCGCCAAACCACGCCGGGATCCTGGCCGGCCTCATGAGCAGCTTCACCAATCTGATGGCTCTGCTGACGCCCCTCGTGGTGGGCGTTTTGGTCACGGACACCAGTCAGCGGAGCCAGTGGCAGGTGGTGTTTGGCCTTGCTGCAGGAGTTCTCTTTGCCGGGAATGTGATTTTCCTAGTTTGGGGCACTGCCGTGACACAGCCGTGGAACGAGTCCAAGGAATCGAGGCTAGAACTAGAGCCGGAGGAGAAGCTGTTTCAGCACACCAAACTCGAGATAGCAGCTGATGGTTCTGATGGTAACGGAATAGGCTTAAGACTGAACTGTGCAAGCCCTtga
- the LOC119560340 gene encoding uncharacterized protein LOC119560340 isoform X3 has translation MADLEEVPEKVPRLGLRHLQAGLLFYGLAANTVLQLNVSVAVVAMTNGTSSNDSDPPVALQLVGGKEVVHPVELLLGLRSGPIPCGLSVQALRLQGGPLLGHSGIIPAQCPYNLRGLCSRLEGVLRGSTAAGSLPGDMALHPPAPG, from the exons atggCTGACTTAGAGGAAGTTCCCGAGAAAG tgCCACGCCTGGGGCTGCGACACCTGCAGGCCGGTCTTCTCTTCTATGGACTGGCGGCCAACACAGTCCTCCAACTAAACGTTAGCGTGGCCGTGGTGGCGATGACCAATGGGACCTCATCGAACGATAGCGACCCGCCCGTGG CACTACAATTGGTCGGAGGAAAAGAAGTCGTACATCCTGTCGAGCTACTACTGGGGCTGCGCTCTGGCCCAATTCCCTGCGGGCTATCTGTGCAAGCGCTTCGGCTCCAAGGCGGTCCTCTTCTGGGGCACTCTGGGATCATCCCTGCTCAGTGCCCTTACAACCTACGGGGTTTATGCAGCCGGCTGGAAGGCGTACTGCGCGGTTCGACTGCTGCAGGGTCTTTGCCAGGTGACATGGCCCTGCATCCACCAGCACCTGGCTAA